A region of Schistosoma mansoni, WGS project CABG00000000 data, chromosome 2 unplaced supercontig 0407, strain Puerto Rico, whole genome shotgun sequence DNA encodes the following proteins:
- a CDS encoding XP_018644649.1 yields MDSQQNLPKQCRTIHNINGEPPVSCETFSSTWPYSLYCIPHTYRVVSETAQPEALGPKNA; encoded by the coding sequence atggacagccagcaaaacttgccaaagcaatgccgaaccatccacaatatcaatggcgaacctccagtctcatgtgagaccttcagctctacatggCCATATAGCTTATACTGTATACCACACACATATAGGGTAGTAAGCGAGACAGCCCAGCCTGAAGCATTAGGGCCTAAGAACGcttaa